One window of Aerococcus tenax genomic DNA carries:
- the rpsP gene encoding 30S ribosomal protein S16, with protein MAVKLRLKRMGSKRNPFYRIVAADARSPRDGRIIEKIGTYNPTTQPEEVVLDEELALKWLGNGAQPTDTVRNILSRQGIMQKHHEAKHNK; from the coding sequence ATGGCAGTTAAATTACGCTTAAAACGTATGGGATCAAAACGTAACCCATTTTACCGTATCGTCGCAGCAGATGCGCGTTCACCACGTGACGGACGTATCATTGAAAAGATTGGTACCTATAACCCAACTACCCAACCTGAAGAAGTTGTTTTAGATGAAGAACTTGCTTTAAAATGGTTAGGAAACGGTGCTCAACCAACTGATACTGTTCGTAACATTCTTTCTCGTCAAGGAATTATGCAAA
- a CDS encoding NfeD family protein, with translation MGSLLFLLGVLALMVGLMTREYLFMGLVSLFLFALYFYFFASASWLAIILLVLGFSLLAFEFILPTMGLLGVMGLGVIYLSLWLLQGNWLRALIDGTLALAIALVTVLIFTRLGFQLPFTKKIVLDTSLTEAEGFQSLADSSKYLNQRAIAVTDCRPVGKARFSNGEILEVLSQYHYIEKGSEVTVVKVKNDRLLVAEIK, from the coding sequence ATGGGAAGTCTGCTCTTTCTATTAGGAGTCCTGGCTTTAATGGTCGGTTTAATGACTAGAGAGTATCTTTTTATGGGCTTAGTAAGCCTGTTTCTCTTCGCTCTATACTTTTATTTCTTTGCCAGCGCTTCTTGGTTGGCTATAATTTTATTGGTTTTAGGATTTTCTCTTTTGGCTTTTGAATTTATTTTACCCACGATGGGCCTTTTAGGCGTGATGGGTCTAGGGGTGATTTATCTGTCCTTATGGCTATTGCAGGGAAATTGGCTAAGGGCCTTAATAGACGGTACCCTAGCCTTAGCAATTGCCCTAGTCACGGTTTTAATCTTTACCCGCTTGGGTTTTCAATTGCCTTTTACTAAGAAAATAGTTTTAGACACTTCACTGACTGAAGCGGAGGGCTTCCAGTCCTTAGCTGACTCATCTAAATATCTCAATCAAAGGGCGATCGCAGTAACTGATTGCCGTCCAGTGGGCAAAGCTCGCTTCTCTAATGGGGAAATTCTCGAAGTCCTTAGTCAGTATCACTATATAGAGAAAGGAAGCGAAGTGACAGTCGTTAAGGTGAAGAATGATCGCTTGCTGGTCGCTGAAATAAAATAA
- the floA gene encoding flotillin-like protein FloA (flotillin-like protein involved in membrane lipid rafts), with protein sequence MTNLQAGTFLIMMVLLLTLIILFFVFVPIGLWITAYFSGVKVGIGNLIGMRLRRVNPSRIIKPMIKATKAGLAIDINELEAHYLAGGDVNSVVDALIAAQRANIDLEFKQAAAIDLAGRDVFEAVQVSVTPKVIETPIIAGVARNGIEVKAKAKVTVRANIERLVGGAGEETIIARVGEGIVTTVGSSQNHSEVLENPDSISQTILRKGLDSGTAYEILSIDIADVDVGRNIGAKLQAEQAEADKRIAQAKAEERRALAVAEEQENVAKTQEMRAKVVEAQSKVPLAMASALESGHLGVMDYYRMQNVQADTDMRQSLAHEDKSGDK encoded by the coding sequence ATGACTAACCTACAAGCTGGAACCTTTTTAATTATGATGGTTCTGCTCTTGACATTAATTATTCTCTTTTTTGTTTTTGTGCCTATTGGTTTATGGATCACGGCCTATTTTTCCGGAGTTAAGGTAGGGATTGGAAATCTGATTGGTATGCGTTTGCGTCGGGTGAATCCTTCCCGCATCATTAAACCAATGATCAAAGCCACTAAGGCTGGTCTAGCTATTGATATTAATGAACTCGAAGCGCACTATCTGGCAGGTGGCGATGTGAACTCGGTGGTTGACGCTTTGATTGCAGCCCAAAGAGCCAATATTGACTTGGAATTTAAGCAAGCGGCCGCCATCGATTTGGCTGGTCGTGATGTTTTTGAAGCTGTCCAAGTCTCAGTTACCCCTAAGGTCATTGAAACCCCAATTATTGCTGGGGTAGCCCGTAACGGAATTGAGGTCAAGGCTAAGGCCAAGGTTACTGTCCGCGCTAACATTGAACGCTTGGTTGGTGGGGCAGGAGAAGAAACCATTATTGCCCGGGTTGGTGAAGGTATTGTCACCACAGTGGGGAGCTCGCAAAATCACTCAGAGGTCTTGGAGAATCCAGATTCCATTTCCCAAACTATCCTCCGCAAGGGACTGGACTCAGGAACCGCTTATGAGATCTTGTCAATTGATATTGCTGATGTTGATGTCGGAAGAAATATTGGCGCGAAATTACAGGCTGAACAGGCGGAGGCTGATAAACGAATTGCCCAAGCTAAGGCAGAAGAACGCCGGGCTTTAGCGGTCGCTGAGGAACAAGAAAATGTCGCCAAGACCCAGGAAATGCGCGCTAAGGTGGTAGAAGCCCAGTCTAAGGTTCCCCTAGCTATGGCCAGTGCCTTAGAATCAGGCCATTTGGGAGTTATGGACTATTATCGGATGCAAAATGTTCAAGCGGATACTGATATGCGCCAATCTCTAGCCCATGAGGATAAGTCAGGTGATAAATAA